In Pseudomonadota bacterium, a single window of DNA contains:
- a CDS encoding DUF3795 domain-containing protein, which yields MTLPIHHESQVAYCGLYCGDCIIRNGKLSTLANELLSQMRKPEFEKLSEGLPKIMPDLFDALNATERCIRVLESMTHLDCIKICKDGGGGSNCSIRLCCQGKHIEGCWSCDEFETCVTLSWINPVHKDAHRQNIRIIRENSIEGFLKGIKHW from the coding sequence ATGACTTTACCTATTCATCATGAATCGCAAGTTGCTTACTGTGGCCTTTATTGTGGGGATTGCATCATTCGTAATGGTAAATTATCAACTTTAGCCAATGAGCTACTCAGTCAAATGCGTAAGCCTGAATTCGAGAAACTTTCAGAAGGCTTGCCGAAGATCATGCCAGATTTATTTGATGCGTTGAATGCTACCGAAAGATGTATTCGAGTTCTTGAAAGCATGACTCATCTTGACTGTATTAAAATCTGTAAGGATGGTGGTGGAGGCAGTAATTGCTCAATTCGTTTATGTTGCCAAGGCAAGCATATTGAAGGGTGCTGGAGCTGTGATGAATTCGAAACCTGCGTGACCCTTTCATGGATAAATCCAGTACACAAGGATGCTCATCGACAAAACATCAGGATTATCCGGGAAAATAGTATTGAAGGTTTTCTGAAAGGCATTAAACATTGGTAA
- a CDS encoding histidine phosphatase family protein, translated as MEIIIYRHAKPKVSDKEIISGHDFPQWVQRYDESGICNNKIVCTNEDIVYTSNLLRSIETGHLIGKRIIENPLIREAGIPLIRFPAVRLKAKKWLFVSRLLWILGFKTECESLADVKIRVIKAVDSFESQLSGNERVVIVGHGFTNWLIKRELLYRGWFLKQKTSNNSFLSKMTFETKPVA; from the coding sequence ATGGAAATAATAATATACCGTCATGCCAAGCCGAAGGTTTCTGATAAAGAAATAATTTCTGGTCACGATTTTCCACAGTGGGTTCAAAGGTATGATGAATCAGGGATTTGTAATAACAAGATTGTCTGTACAAACGAAGATATTGTTTATACGAGTAATCTTTTAAGAAGTATAGAAACAGGACATTTAATTGGAAAGAGGATTATTGAAAACCCGCTGATAAGGGAAGCAGGAATACCATTAATTCGCTTCCCAGCAGTTCGCCTCAAGGCAAAGAAATGGTTGTTTGTTTCGAGATTGTTGTGGATACTGGGGTTCAAAACTGAGTGCGAATCATTGGCGGATGTAAAAATACGAGTAATAAAAGCAGTTGATAGCTTCGAGTCCCAGCTTTCCGGAAATGAACGAGTTGTAATTGTTGGGCATGGTTTCACCAATTGGTTGATAAAAAGGGAACTATTGTATCGTGGCTGGTTTTTAAAGCAAAAAACTTCGAACAACAGTTTCTTAAGCAAAATGACATTTGAAACCAAACCTGTTGCTTAA
- a CDS encoding cupin domain-containing protein, with amino-acid sequence MIKIEKPTIIKATGNKPKIIEEFIGRVNSGTNDLSIAKMKSPSGWIEPGQKPEFDEYTIVLKGMLRVTSKESTADINAGEAIIVPSGKWVQYSTPGSEGAEYIAVCLPAFSPETVHRDE; translated from the coding sequence ATGATTAAAATAGAGAAACCAACAATCATTAAGGCTACAGGAAATAAACCAAAAATTATTGAAGAATTTATCGGACGTGTTAATTCCGGGACGAACGATCTAAGCATTGCAAAAATGAAGAGCCCTTCAGGTTGGATAGAACCGGGCCAGAAACCAGAGTTCGATGAATATACAATTGTTCTTAAAGGAATGTTACGGGTGACGAGCAAAGAAAGTACTGCTGACATAAATGCAGGAGAAGCCATTATTGTACCTTCTGGAAAATGGGTTCAATACAGCACACCGGGTTCTGAAGGCGCTGAATATATAGCAGTATGTTTACCAGCGTTTTCTCCTGAAACTGTTCATCGTGACGAATAA
- a CDS encoding molybdate ABC transporter substrate-binding protein, whose amino-acid sequence MEKEKEKIVKNCITYLVLVAILAFAIPLCVSAEPLKLYAAGSLKAALGDVVASYVKTYNTEVTTKFGPSGLLRKAIEEGENPDVFASANMKHPEKLASAGWGSPVVLFARNTLCAMAQPDVAISTDNLYDTLMDKNVRVGTSTPKADPSGDYAWALFQKADKIKEGSFAALSGKALQLTGGPDSAKAPEGRNKYGWVMSEKKADVFLTYCTNAVLAKKEVPDLKIITIPKELSVGADYGLIVRNGASTEAWRLAMYILSPEGQKILKEYGFEASAIQSKK is encoded by the coding sequence ATTGAAAAAGAAAAGGAGAAAATCGTGAAAAACTGTATTACCTATCTTGTTCTTGTTGCTATACTTGCCTTTGCGATACCTTTGTGCGTATCGGCCGAACCCTTAAAACTTTACGCTGCAGGAAGTTTAAAGGCAGCTCTTGGCGATGTGGTGGCTTCTTATGTAAAAACCTATAACACAGAAGTAACCACAAAATTTGGTCCCAGCGGCCTTTTGAGAAAAGCCATTGAAGAAGGTGAAAATCCTGATGTTTTCGCTTCTGCGAATATGAAGCATCCTGAAAAACTTGCTTCTGCGGGATGGGGAAGTCCGGTAGTGCTGTTTGCCCGTAATACGCTTTGTGCAATGGCACAGCCTGATGTAGCGATATCAACAGATAATCTGTATGATACCCTGATGGACAAGAACGTTCGGGTGGGTACCTCCACACCAAAGGCAGACCCAAGCGGAGACTATGCATGGGCACTTTTTCAAAAGGCGGATAAAATAAAGGAGGGGAGTTTCGCAGCTCTTTCCGGCAAAGCTCTCCAACTCACCGGAGGGCCGGACAGTGCCAAGGCTCCCGAAGGACGTAATAAATACGGATGGGTGATGAGCGAAAAGAAAGCCGATGTTTTCCTTACATACTGCACCAATGCGGTATTGGCTAAAAAAGAAGTGCCGGATCTTAAGATTATCACAATACCTAAAGAGCTTTCTGTAGGAGCCGATTACGGGCTTATTGTCAGAAATGGCGCATCTACTGAAGCATGGCGGCTTGCCATGTATATTTTGTCGCCTGAGGGTCAAAAGATATTAAAAGAATATGGATTTGAAGCTTCGGCGATTCAGAGCAAAAAGTAA